A stretch of DNA from Deltaproteobacteria bacterium:
GAAGTCGTCGCGTCCGGCGGCGGGCCGCTCGCGCTCGGCGTGGACGAGCAGGTCGTACACCCCGCGCGCCTTGGCGAGCAGGTGGAGTCGCCCGTCGTCCCCGCGGCGCTCGCGCACCAGCTCGCGCATGAACTCCGTGAACGAGATGCGGGTACCGGGGTGGAAGTCCCGGATGCGCTTCTCCCAGTGCTCGTGGAACGCGTGCACGAGGTCCGGGAGCCAGCCACAGCCGGCCTCCAGGAAGCCCATGCGGAGCGTCGGAAAGCGGTCGAAGACGCCGTCGAACACGCACGCCGCGAGCGCCATCTGCATCTGGTTCCGGTGGCCGAAGATGTGGGAGAGGATGAAGGTGTCGACCTGCTCGGCAACCCCCGACGGCAGGTAGACGCCGGGTGAGCCGTGCACGCCGAGCGCGACGTCGAGCTCGGCGGCCGCGGCGAGCAGGGGGTGGAAGTCCGGGTGGCTCAGGTGCTTCGGCAGCCGGACCATCGGGAAGGCGTCGGGTGCCGCCGGGTGCGGCACGGGCAGGCTCGGCGGCGCGTGGACGCCGATCATCCCCAAGTCGAGGACGCAGCGGCGGAGCTCCTTCATCGCCTCGCCGACATCGGCGAGCGACAGGTAGCCGACCGGGAAGAGCCGCCCGGCATACGGCCGGCAGTCATCGGCGATGTAGTCGTTGTAGGCCCGCATGCAGGCGACGGCGAGCTCGGGGTCGAGGATCGACTCGAAGCTGAGCGTCATCGACCCGTAGAGCACCTGCGCGTCCACCCCTTCGCGCTCCATGTGCTCGAGCCGGATGCGGTTGAAGACGCCGCCGATGGCGGTCTCCGGATGGATCGCCGCGAAGGCGCCCTTGCCGGGTCCGTCGGGCTGCGGGAAGACGCGCTCGAGCTCCGCGCCCGTGCGCGGATCGCGGTCGCGCACGACGAGCCGCGGCTGGCCGTAGCGGTCGGTGCGGGAGGCGAGGCGGTCGCGGTACGGTGCGTCCAGGTAGTCGAAGAACACGACGGGGTTCTCCATCTTGTGAGCGTCGGCGTCGATGACCAGCAGACCGTCGTACATGCGCATCCGCCTAGGCGATCCGCCCCCTCGCCGTCAATGGCTCGTTGACACTCCGCGCGACGCCTCGATACGCTCGCCTCGTGCACCGTCCGCTCATCTCGGCCGACTCCCACGTGATGGAGCCGCTCGACCTCTGGACGACGCATCTGCCGGCGCACCTTCGGGCGCACGGGCCGCGCATCGAGCCGCGCGACGGAGTGGGGTGCCTGATGGTCGAGGACACCGTCGTCCGTCGGTTCTCCTCGCTCGCCAAGGCGGGCGCGCAGGCGAAGACCTTCGCCCAAGGCGCGAGCGACCCCGAAGGCCGGCTCCGCGACCTCGACGCCGACGGCGTGTGGGGCGAGGTGATGTACCCGAACCTCGCCTTCTTCTGCTGCTTCCACATCCGGAGCCCCGAGCTCCAGATCGCCACCGCCCGGGTCTACAACGACTGGGCGGCGGACCTCTTCATCGGCGCCTCGGAGCGCTTCGCGCCGGCGGCCGTCATCCCCGTGCTCGACGTCGCCGCGTCGCTCGCCGAGCTCGAGCGGGTGGCCCGGCGCGGCTTCCGTGCGGCCCTGTTGCCCGCCCACATCGACACGCGGCCCTACAACGATGCCGCGTACGACCCGCTCTGGACCGCCGCCCAGGACCTCGGCATCCCGCTCACCTTCCACGCCGGCACCGGCCGCAGCCAGACGCCGGCGCACGGCCCGGGCGGCGCCGTCATCAACTACGTCGTCACGGTGGGCGGCCCGATGGAGACCGTCGCCTACCTCTGCGGCTCGGGCGTGCTCGCGCGCTTTCCCGGGCTGCGGGTCGTCATGGTCGAGTGCGGGAGCGGCTGGCTCGCCTGGGTGCTCCATGCCATGGATGACGCTTATCGCGAGCACCACATGTTCGTGCGGCCGAAGCTGGAGCTCCTGCCGAGCGAGTACTTCCGGCGCCAGGGCGCGGTCACCTTCCAGCACGACCCGGTCGGGCTCGCCAACATCCCGTTCACCGGCGACCGCTGCCTCCTCTGGGGCTCCGACTACCCGCACCCGGAAGGCACCTGGCCGAACTCGCAGGAGGTGCTCGCGCGGCAGTTCGCGGGCGTCGCGGCGGAGGCGATGGAGCGCATCGTCTGCCGGAACGCGGCGGAGCTCTACCGCTTCCGGCTGCCGACCTGCTGATGACGCCCGCCGACTTCGAGGCCGCCGGCCTCTACGATCCCGCCGCGCCCGAGGCGGCCGACCGCCTGGCATTGCTCCAGTGGCTTGCCGCGCAGGGCACCACCCTCGCGCAGATGGTGGAGGCCCAGCGGCACGGATCGCTCACGGGTCTCGCGGGCGACCTCACGCTGCGGGCGGGCGAGCGGCTCACGCTCGCCGAGGTGGCCGCGGCCGCCGGCATGTCGCCGGCGCGCATCGAGCGCATGCGTCTCGCTGCCGGCTTCCCGCCGGTCGATCCCGACGAAGCGTTCTTCAGCCGCGATGACGCCGAGACGTTCGCGAGCCTCGTGACGGGCGACGCGTTCGTCGGCGAGCCTGCGATGCTGCACTTCATCCGCGTTGTCGGCTCATCGCTCGCGCGGATCGCCGAGGCGGCGCTCGCCCTCTTCCTCGCCAACGTCGAGAGACCGATCGTCGAGCGTCATGCGGGCGAGCTGGCGCTCGCGCAGGCCAATCTTCGGGCCGCTCACGCGCTCGACATCATCCCGAACGGTGTGCGCTCGATGTTCCGCGCGCACATGGAAACCGCCATCCGCCGGTTCCGCGCCGCGCGCCCCCCCGAGCGGGTGACGCTCGACACGGTGCGGGTCACGATCGGCTTCGTCGACCTCGTCGGATATTCCCGCCTGACGCAGCAGCTCGACGTGCGCGCCCTCGGGACGCTCGTCGAGCGGTTCGAGGCGCTCGCGAGCGACATCGTCGCCGCCCGCGACGGGCGGGTCGTCAAGCTCATCGGCGACGCGGTCATGTTCGTCGCGGTCGACGCCGGAGCCGCCTGCGACATCGCGCTCACGCTGCTCGAGCGCTTCGCCGACGACCCGTCGGTCACGCCACGCGGCGGACTCGCCAGCGGCACCGTCCTCCTCCGCGGCGGCGACTACTACGGCCCGGCCGTCAATCTCGCGTCGCGCATCGCCGAGCTGGCGGTGCCGCGCGAGATCCTGGTGACCGCCGAGGTGGCAGAGCGAGCGGGAACGGACCGCTTCCACTTCGAGCCGGCGGGCCGGCGTGTTCTAAAAGGCTTCGACGCCCCGGTCGCCCTCCACGCGGCCGGGCGCCCATGACGATCAGCAGCCGATCTCGGCGATCGCGTGCAGCGCCTCGATCTGCTGCAGGCCGCAGATGACGGTCGTGACGCCCGCCTCGCGCCAGGCCGCCAGGCGGTCCCGGAGACGCTCCTTCGGGCCGACGAGCGACACCTCGTCGGCCAGGCGATCCGGCACGGCCGCGGTCGCCTCGGCCTTCTTGCCGTCGAGGTAGAGATCCTGGATCTTCCTGGCCTCCGCCTCGAAGCCGTAGCGGCAGGCGAGGTCGTTGTAGAAGTTCTTGCCGCGCGCGCCCATGCCGCCGACATAGAGCGCGAGCACCGGCTTCACGAACTGGAGACACGAGGCCACGTCGTCGCCCAGGATGACGATCGGTCCCGGCGCGACGTCGAAGTTGTGGAGACCCTTGCCGTTGCCCGCCTTCCGGAAGCCGGCGGCGAGCGCGTCGTGGTACACGTTGGTCCGATAGGGCGAGAAGAACATCGGCAGCCAGCCGTCCGCGATCTGCGCGGTCTGCTCGACGCTCTTTGGGCCGACCGCCGCGATGTAGATGGGGATCTGCCGGCCGTGGAGGATGCTCTTGAGCGGCTTGCCGAGCCCGGTCGCACCCGGGCCGCGATAGGGGATCTGGTAGTGCGGGCCCGTGTGCTCGAGCGGCTTCTCGCGCGCCCAGATGGCGCGCACGATCTCGACGTACTCGCGCGTCCGCCGCAGCGGGTTCCCGTACGCCACGCCGTGCCAGCCCTCGACCACCTGCGGGCCCGAGACGCCGAGACCGAGGAGCATGCGGCCGCCGGAGAGCTGGTCGAGCGTGGTCGCGGTCATCGCCGTCATCGCCGGGCTCCGGGCCGGCATCTGCATGATCCCGCTGCCGACGTGGATGCGGGTGGTCTGCGCCGCGATCCAGGCGAGCGGCGTGACGGCGTCCGACCCGTAGGCCTCCGCCGCCCACACCGAGTGGAAGCCGAGCCGATCGGCTTCCTGGATCAGCTCCATGTTGAGCGACATGCGCGCGCCCGAGTAGCCGACGTTGATCCCGAATCGCATGCGACGCCCTCCCGGCTCCTTGTAGGCGAAGCGCGAGCGCCGAGGCAACCGCTACCGCGCCCGGGGCCGCCACCCGGGATGCACGACGCACCAGCGGCTCGGGACGAGCAGCGTCTCGCGGTAGTCCGTGCGCCAGGCGCGCGCCGCCGCGGTCCAGTCGCGCGTCTCGGGCGCCGACCCGAAGTCGCCGAGGTGACGAGTGAGGGCGTCGAACGTCGGCACGCTCCAGAGGATGACCGCCTCGGTGTCGCGCATCGCCGTGCGGTAGGCACCGATGAGCCGGAGCCCGCGCCGCTCGGCCACCGGCAGCCAGCGGGTCGCGACGGCGTCGAGATACTCTTCCGCCGTGCCCGCCCGCAGGGTCGCGATCTCCTGCAGGCACGCCCGGCCGCGGACGCTCCGCTCGATCAGCTCGTCGCGCGTCGGGCAGTACGGCGCCGGCTCGAGGATGCGGTCGAAGCCGCCCGACCGCCAGCGCGCCATGCGCGTCCACCACGCGCGCAGGTCGGCGGGCTGCCCCTCTCCGGCGTACTGCTTCTCGAGGATGTCCGCCCACTGCTTCCAGCCGTCCATCTCCCACAGGTTCACGACGCGCGGCCAGTCGCCCGTCGACCCGGACTGCTGCCAGATGCCGACCAGCGCCCCGCCCTTCCGGCGTCGCGCCGCCCACGCGGCGGTGTGTCGCTTGTAGGGCTCCGAGCCCGTGCCGATGATGTCGATCGTCTCGTGGAGGTAGAGCTTCGGGTTGGCCACTACTCGCGCACGAGCAGGTGAATCACGCACACGCTGCCGCCGCCCATCATGTGGCAGAGGCCGACGCGCGCGTCCTCCACCTGTCGCCGCCCCGCCTCGCCACGCAGCTGGAGCGTCGTCTCCCAGATCTGCGCGAGCCCGGTCGGGCCGCCCGGATGGCCGCGGGCGATGAGCCCGCCGTCGGTCGACACGGGCACGCGGCCGCCGGGCGCGAAGTCGCCGCGTTCGATCGCGGCCTCCGCCTCGCCTGCGCCGCAGAGCCCGAGCAGCTCGTAGTACTCGAGCTCCTCGATCGCGAAGGCGTCGTGCACCTGCACGAGGTCGAGGTCCTCGGGGCCGATGCCGGCCTCCTCGTACACCGCGCGCGACGTGTCGGTCGTCATCCGGGCGGGACCGACCACGGGGCCCACGAAGAGATGACCCGGCGCGTAGCGCTCGGTCTGCAGCTCCGAGGCCGCCACGCGGACGACCGGGCGGCCGGGGCGGAGCCGCCGGGCGATCTCCGGCCGCCCGACGATCGCCGCCCCGGCGCCGTCGCCGATCGGGCAGGACATCATCGTCGTCAGCGGCCACGCGACCATCCGCGAGCCGAGCACCTTCTCGACCGTCACCGGGCGCTCGGGCTGGCGCTGGCTCATCGGGTTCAGCGCCCCGTTGTTCCAGTTCTTGGCGGCGATCGCGGCGAGGTGCTCGGGCTTCGTGCCGCGCTCGTGTATGCGCCGCGTCGCCCAGAGGGCGAAGAAGGCCGCGGGCAGGATCGCGTCCTCGAGCCAGGCGGGATGCGTCGTCTGGCTCGAGGACTGGATCATCGCCGTCATCTTGTCGAAGCCGAGCACCATGACGACGTCGTGACGGCCGCTCGCGACGGCGAGGCAGGCTTCGCGGAAGGCGGCCGAGCCGGTGGCGGACGCATTCTCGACGTGCTGGACGGGGATGCCGGTCAGCCCGAACTCCTTCATGGTCCGCGTCCCGCTCATGACCGGCGCGAAGATGTAGCCGACGTAGGCGGCCTGGACGTCGCGGAACGAGAGACCCGCGTCGCGGAGCGCCGCCAGCCCGGCCTCGCGCCCGAGGTCGGCGTTCGAGCGGTCCGGCCACATGCCGAAGCGGTGCATGCCGACGCCGAGGATCGCGACGTCCTTCACGATTGCACCACCGGCCGGAAGCGGATGATCACGACGTCCTGCCCGTCCTCCTCGCGCAGGGGCTCGAGCTCCGCCTCGACCGTCTGGCCGACGCGGTAGTCCTCCTGCCGCCCGGCGAGCGGGAGCTGGACGCGCGGTCCCTCGGGCAGGTCGACCTGGCCGACGCCGTAGCCGACGTGCTCGAGGCGCGTCGAGCCGAAGAGCGGGAAGTGCACGAAGGTGTAGCTGTAGACCGTCCCCCGCGGGCCGAGGAGCACGTCGGCGGTCCGCTCGCTCAGGCACTTCGCGCAGACGGCACGCCGGGGAAAGAAGTGCTCCCCGCAGTCCTCGCAGCGCGAGCCGAGAAGTCGCGGCGGCTCGGCCGGGTCCTCGGGCACCGTGAAGTAGCCCGCCTTGATGGGGACGCGCGGCCTCGCCGTGCCGGCCATTCGTCGCGCAGCGCTCGAGTTACTTGGGCACGGGGCAGGCGGAAGGCGCCGGCGTCGCCGGCTGGCCCACGAACTTGTCCTGCGTGTCGTTGCGCGCCGTCGACGGCGGGCTGCCGCTCACCCTGGCGGGCACGTCGGCGCACCAGGTCGCACCGCTGCCGAGCGTCAGGCGCACGGCCACCCGGCCCTGCGACGGCTCGTCGAGCGTGTAGGGCCAGTTCGCTTTCCCGCCCCGGATCGAGATCGAGTCGGCCTTGACCGTGATCCGCGAGACGGGGCCGTTCCGGTCCGTGCCGCGGAAGACGTAGCCGGTGACCGTACCCGCACCGAGCGCCGTCCAGCTGCCGCTCGGCAGCGCGATCACGTAGTCGTCGGTCGGACTGCCGGGGGCCGGGTCGGAGTTGTAGACGACGAGCGTGCCGCCGGCGGCGCCGCGAGGATCGCCGGAGCTGCCTCCCGGCGGGACGACGACGCGGTTGGCCGCCGCCTCGAACTTCGTGTCGGACCGGAAGGAGATCTTCCGGCGCATGAGACTGATCGGCGCCACGCTGTCGTCCCTGAGCGTGAACGAGCGCGTCGGGACGAGGACCGGCGGGAGCGTCGTGGTGCTCACCGTCGTCGAGGTCGTGGTGGTCGTGCTGGTGGTCGTGGTCGCGCCGGGGAAGCTCGCCGCGTTCGCCGGGTCGGTCCCCTGGTCGAGCTCGGTGCGGTCGAAGAAGCCGTCGAGGTCGCGGTCGACGCCGATGCGGGTGCCCGAGCCCGGCGGCACGCAGGTGTAGACCTGCTCCTGCCCCGCTGTCGCGGCGAGGTTCCGCAGCGCCGTCTTCGAGAGCACGGGGTCGGCGTTGCGGTCGGGCTGGAAGTTGTTGTTGCCGACGTAGACCGCACCGCGCGCCTCGCCGTTGACGTTCCCCTTGACGACGAGGTCGCAGTCCCCCGCGTCGTCGCGCGCGATCAGGAGGTCGATGCGGCCGGTGACCGTCGCATCGTTCACCGTCGCCGGCGTCACCGAGACCTGCTGGCCGACGATGGGCCGGAGCCCGGTGTCCATCGAAAGGACGAACGACTCGACGTTGCGGCGCTGCGTGTCGCTCTGGAAGTTGAAGACGGGCGCGTGCAGGAAGATGAAGACCGTCGAGATGCTGCCGTCGTGGAGGAACCCGAAGCCGCGCACCTGGTCGCCCTGGAAGCCGGTGCCCGCGACGCCCGGCGCGCCGTTCGGGAAGCCGAACATGCCGATCTTCTGGTAGACGTTCCGGAGGTGCGGGATCTTGAACTCCTGCGGCTCCCCTTCGAAGGACGAGAAGCCGTCCGTGCCGAAGAAGCCGCTCGGGATGTTGAGCGCGTGGCAGGTGTTGCACTTCTGCGTATCGACGGTCGTGTTGAGGTAGAAGTCCTGACCCGCCGACTGCGCGCTGGTGAGCGTGTTGTCGAGGGCGCGGATGGGGTTGGGCGGATAGCGCACCGTCAGGATGAAGTCGGTGTACGCCTGCAGGTCAGCCGCCGAGAGCTGGCTCGCCGCGCCCAGCAGCCCGACGAAGGCGGGGTTGAACTTCTTGAACGCGCCGTCCTCGTCGAGCGGCTGTCCGCCCGGGTCGTTGCCCGCGGTCCGATCGCCGCGCCAGTGCATCGGCCCGGCGTTCGCCATGCCGCGCAGGCTCTGCGTCGTCATCGGCCCCTTCATCGGGTGGAAGGTGTGGGTCGACGAGAGCTGGAGCCGGAAGGGGTTCGGGTTGTTCGTCACGCTCCCGAAGGGGTCCCCGAGGTCCCAGGCGAGACTGTCGAAGTCACCGAAGATGTGGCAGCTGGCACACGCCGCGTCGCCGTGCGCTGACTTGCGGGCGTCGTAGAGGAAGCGGCGCCCGTTCTTCGCGGCCGCGGGCGAGGGGTCGAAGCGGAGCGGGACGGTGCCGATCACCGCGCGCGACGGGCTGCTCGCGTTGCCGATGATCGAGATCGTGTGGTCGATCCGGTTCATGACGTAGAGCCGGTCGTTGGCGGCATCGAGCACGATCCCGCTCGGACCCTGCCCCACCGCCGTCTGCTGCTCCGTGATGACGCCGGCCTCGAGGTCGCTCGCGTTGAAGGCGCCGATCTTGCCGGAGCCGAAGCCGGCCACGAACACCGTGTTTCCGTCGGCAGAGAAGGCCATGTCCGTCGGGAAGGCGAGGCTGCGGTCGATCTCCGACTGCGGCCCCGGCACGACGGCATAGTTGATGTGCGGGTTCAGATGGTGCGGCGTCGCGGTGGTGCCGCTGATCACGGTGATGCAGCTCAGGGCGAGGCGGCCGCGCACGTCGGGCTCGAAGCGCACCTGGTTCACCGCGTCCGTGTTCGCGACGTACACCTTTCCGTTGGTGGGACGGACGGCCATGTTGAAGATGACCGTCCCGACGCCGCTGACGACGTTCGTCCCGCCGGCGGGCGCGAGCGGCGTCGAGTTGGCGTTGATCAGGAAGACGTCCTTGTCGGGAAGCGCGAACGGCACGAACGCGCTCCAGTCGCGGTTGATCTCGTCGACCCACTGGCTGCCGTTGAACTTGACGATGAGGCCGGTGCTCGGAGCGCCGGGCGTCGAGCCCGGCGGAGGCGGAGGCAGGCCATGCGGGTTGTTGTTCTGGTTGCTGACCACCGTCTCGGTGATCGTCGTGGTGCGGTTGCCCGAGTTGAACACCGCCGCGTAGACCGTCGCGCCGTCGGGGCTGACGGCGAGGGCGCGTGGCGTGTCCCCGAAGAGCGCGAGCGGCGAGCCTTGGATCGGCGTGCCGCCGAGCGCGGCCCCCAGGTTGTTCGCGTCGAAGGCCCAGACGTCGGCGCGGCCGATCCCCGGGGTGGTTAGCTGCGGGTCGCCGGGCCGGTTCTGCCCGCGATGGGCGCAGGTGATGAAGGCGCGGTTGCGGCCGGTCCCCGCGAAGACGACGTCGCGCGGCTCGTCGCCGACCAGCAGCGTGCGTGTGACACGCGAGAGCGTGACGTTGGTCGGGTCGACCTCGACGATGCTCACGCTGTCCGACAGGAGGTTCGTGACCCACGCCTCGGTCCGGCCGGCGCCGTTGGTGCGCGTGGCGACGGCCACGGGCTCGAGGCCGACTGCCACCTCGGTGGCGAGCGAGAGGCCGCCGGCGGTGATCGTGTAGATCTCCAGGCGGTTGTCGGGCGTGTTGACGGCGAACAACCGCTCAGCGGCGGGGGAGAGGGCGAGCGGCCGGACGTGGCCGCTCTCGAAGTTGAGGAACGACTGCCCGCGCGCGATCCCGGTGCCGCCGACCACGAAAAGCAGGGCAAGCCACGGGATGCGGGCAAACGATCTCCACATGGAAGCAGACCGTTATCAAGTCTCCCCCGTGCTCACAATAGAAAAAGTTTGACGCATGGGGGGCTGGCCATGACGCGGCCCGTCGCGCTAGGAACCGCTCCGCATGCTCCAGCCCGAGCGCGACCTGGGCGCCATCCAGGACGGCCTGGCGGCCTGGCTCCGGACCCGTATGCCGGAGACGCGGGACCTGACGATCTCCGAGCTCACGCGGCCGAAGGCCGGCTTCTCCAACGACACCCTGCTCTTCGAGGTGTCCTGTCTCGCCGGCGGCCGGCGATGCGTCGAACGCCTCGTCGCGCGCTTCGCGCCGGCCGAGTTCCGCGTCTTCCCCGAGTACGACCTGGCCGCGCAGGCAAAGGTCATGCAGTGTCTCGCCCCGACCGGCGTGCCGGTGCCGCGGGTCCGATGGCTCGAGGAAGATGCGCGCGTCCTGGGTCAGGCCTTCTACATCATGGACGCGATCGCGGGAGAGCTGCCCTCGGAGGTGCCCCCGTATCACAGCACGGGATTCTGCTTCGAGGCGACGCCCGCGCGGCGCGCACGCATCTGGTGGAGCGGCCTCGAGACCCTCGCCCGCATCCACAAGCTCGACTGGCGCGCGCTCGGCCTCGAGCTCCTCGGCGCTCCCGGGCCTGGGACCGATCCGATCGATCGCCAGCTCGCCTACTGGGCGCGCTACCTCGAATGGACCGTACGCGGCCGGGCGCCGCAGCCGATCCTCGCCCACGCGCTCGCCTGGCTCCGCGAGCACCGCTACGCGCCGCGCCACGTCGCCCTGTGCTGGGGCGACGCGCGCCTGCCGAACCTGATCTACCGCAACGACGAGGTCGTCGGCGTCCTCGACTGGGAGATGGCGTTCCTCGGCGACCCCGAGGCGGACCTCGGCTGGTGGCTCTTCATGCACTGGGCGACCGGCGAGGGATACGGCTTCCCGCCGCTCGAGGGGTTTCCGGGAAGAGAAGAGACGATCCGGCGCTACGAGGCGCTCACCGGCCGGCCGGTGGAGCATGCGTTCTACAACGAGGTGCTGGCCGCCCTCCGGTTCGGGGCGATCATGGCGCGCATCGCCGGCCGCATGGCCGACCTCGGCATTCCTGCCCCGATGCCGGACTTCGAGACGAACACCCAGTGCCACCAGCGTCTGGCAGCGCTCCTCGAGCTGCCGCCGCCGGGGAGGAGCTGACACGGATGGCGAGCACCGTTCACATGGCAGCGCCCGAGGACGACGCGCGGCACACGCCGGGCCCCGGCTCGCTGCCGCTCTGGAACGAGAGCCTCTGGTTTCCCTTCTACGATTCAGCGAGCGACGTCGGTGTCGTGCTCCGCGCCGGCATCCACGCGAACCGGGGCGAGGCGAACCTCTTCCTCTTCCTCACGCACCGCGGGACGGTCGTGCACAGCGTGATCGACCATCGCCTGCCGGTGCCGCCCGTCGAGCAGGGCCGTCTCGAGATGGCGGGCCTGCTGATCGAGTGGCTCGTCCCGCGCGAGAGCTTCCGCCTCCGCTACCGGCACGGCACGCATGGAATGGACGTCGTCTGGCAAGCGATCAGCCCGACCTATCTCTATCCGCACCCCCCAGGCGTGAGCTTCGATCAGTTTCCGGGCCACATCGAGCAGGGCGGCGCGGTCCGCGGCACGGTCACGCTGGCGGCCGTCCCCTACCCGATCGATTGCCTCGGCCACCGCGACCACAGCTGGGGCGGCGAGCGCGACTGGGCGAAGTTCCACCGCTGGAACTATCTGAGCGGCGAGCTCGGCCGCGACTTCTGGTTCAACGCCGTGCGCATCGACCTCGGGCCGGAGACGGACATCCGCGTGGGCTGCCTGTGGGACGGCCGCGAGCTGCTTGCCCTCGCCGGCATCGAGCTCGCCGTCGGGACCGCCGACGGCGGCGCGCGCCAGCTTGGCGTCGACGCGCGCCTGACCGACGAGCGCGGGCGCGAGCACCACGTCGTCGGCGAGGAGGTGCTGGTGAACTGCCCGGTCCAGTACGGGCGCACGTGGCTCAAGGACGGGATCACCCGGTACCGGTGCGGGGACCGCATGGGGTTTGGGATTCTCGAGCACGGCTACGTCGAGCGGGCCGGCCGGTCTTGAGACACACCGGCCCCACCGCTATCCCGTAGTGGGGTGGTCGTGGGGAAGGGATTTGCATCGCTGCAGTCTGCCGTGAGCCTGCTCGCCGGGCTCGCGTCGCTCTCGGGTGCGCTGTATTCCGCTGTGCAGTTCGCCAAGCCGGCTCCCCGCACGGGCGATATCCTGGCGATCGTCCGCGGATCGAAGTCCGACAAGGCGCCCCCCGGGACAACCGTCGAGATATTGACGCCGCAGGATGCGCTGGTCGCCACGCTCAAGCCGGGTGACGACGGGTCCGCCCGCGGCGTCCTCGAGGAAGGACCGTACCGCATGCGGGCGACGGCGCCGCGCTTCGAGGCGCAGACGCGGGACGTGCAGGTGCAGCGCGGTGCGACTGCCGAGGTACGACTCCAGCTCGTGCAGCAAGACGCCGATGAAGGGCCCTCGCGCGCGCGCCGGTCAGGCGATCGCGCGCGCCCGATCAGCCGGGCGGTGGGCGGGGCCCAGCGCTTCCTCCACCGGCTCGGTCTCTGATCCATCGCGCGCCGATTCGTCTGCGACTCGGACGGAATGCCGGACAGCGTCTGCAGCGTCGCCGCGCCGTGCCCGCCGTGCGTGTACGCGGCGCATCCCTGCCTTCTCCCCTGCAGTGCCGACCCAAGCTTCGTCATCGGCACCGCCGCCGTTGGCGCGCGGGCCGTCATTCGCCTGCCCGCCACCCGAACGACGCTGGTCGTGCGTTGCCAGCCCTCGAACGCGCCGGAATAGGCGGCGGTCAAAGCGCTCGAGCCCGGCGTGGCGATGATCCGGCACTTGACACCAGCCCTCGGCGGGTGTATATATGTCCCATGACGTTGACCGAACTGACCGACCGCTTCCCGGATGAGGCCACGGCCAAGACGCATCTCTTCAACCTGCGCTGGCCCGACGGCAAGGTCGCCTGCCCGCGGTGCGGGAAGGACGAAAAGATATACCGCCGCGCGCCGCGGAAGGACGAGGCGGTGTCGTACCGCTGGACGTGCAAGAGCTGCAACAAGAACGGGTACGGCTTCTCGCTGACGACCGGCACGATTTTCGAGGAGGCTAAGCTTCCGCTTCACAAGTTCTTCCAGATTCTCCTGCTCATGCTGACGTCGAAGAAGGGCATGAGCGCCCGCCAGGTGCAGCGCACCGTGTTCGGGGAGACGCGGAACCGCAAGGGCTGGATCGTCGGCAAGGGTAGCTATGAGAGCACGTGGTACGCCTGCCACCGCATTCGGGCCGCGATGAGGGATGAGCACTTTCTTCGTCTGACAGGGGCGGTCGAGATCGACGAGACCTACGTCGGCGGGAGCGACCGCAACCGGCACAAGAACAAGCGGCGC
This window harbors:
- a CDS encoding carboxypeptidase regulatory-like domain-containing protein translates to MVVGKGFASLQSAVSLLAGLASLSGALYSAVQFAKPAPRTGDILAIVRGSKSDKAPPGTTVEILTPQDALVATLKPGDDGSARGVLEEGPYRMRATAPRFEAQTRDVQVQRGATAEVRLQLVQQDADEGPSRARRSGDRARPISRAVGGAQRFLHRLGL
- a CDS encoding IS1595 family transposase, yielding MPAVRVRGASLPSPLQCRPKLRHRHRRRWRAGRHSPARHPNDAGRALPALERAGIGGGQSARARRGDDPALDTSPRRVYICPMTLTELTDRFPDEATAKTHLFNLRWPDGKVACPRCGKDEKIYRRAPRKDEAVSYRWTCKSCNKNGYGFSLTTGTIFEEAKLPLHKFFQILLLMLTSKKGMSARQVQRTVFGETRNRKGWIVGKGSYESTWYACHRIRAAMRDEHFLRLTGAVEIDETYVGGSDRNRHKNKRRGTGMTEGAKVPVIGAIARKGNVVCEVLDRVTGNVMDDFVMRTVDEKVSLVATDEHKGYARLRQAGYPHETVTHSAGEYVRGEIHTANLDAFWSLVKRGIMGSFHQVSRGYLPLYLNEFSYRHNNRGRYTHDVFDRVLESC